In Osmia bicornis bicornis chromosome 1, iOsmBic2.1, whole genome shotgun sequence, the following proteins share a genomic window:
- the LOC114870879 gene encoding ADP-ribosylation factor-like protein 6-interacting protein 1 isoform X2, which translates to MKQLKRRMECWRELILPLNSILLWERSWYPGLILGITTTIFFLIWMLEPAFLTIISIFLLLLALIDYLVPPMTSLLYPVNSWTGQKEKKLNEICQNLSITILHLQNLWRSMLQTRKDRPNVYYAAIITFLVICIWIGSTINNLLLSYITVNIVLLMPGLRHRGRAISTFVRDCVYLFHGLSHL; encoded by the exons ATGAAACAATTAAAGCGTAGAATGGAATGTTGGCGTGAGCTAATACTTCCATTAAATTCCATTCTATTATGGGAACGATCTTGGTATCCTGGTCTCATACTTGGAATTACTACCACAATATTTTT CCTCATATGGATGTTGGAACCTGCTTTCCTTACAATAATAtctatatttcttcttctgttGGCTTTAATTGATTATCTTGTGCCACCTATGACATCCCTTTTATATCCTGTTAATAGCTGGACAggtcaaaaagaaaaaaagttgaATGAGATTTGTCAGAACTTATCCATAACGATTTTGCActtgcaaaatttatggaGATCAATGTTACAAACACGAAAGGATCGCCCGAATGTT TATTATGCAGCAATAATAACTTTTCTTGTCATTTGTATATGGATTGGAAGTACAATCAACAACTTGCTTCTGTCTTATATCACAG TGAACATTGTTTTACTTATGCCAGGACTTAGACATAGAGGACGTGCAATATCAACGTTTGTGCGTGATTGTGTGTATCTCTTTCATGGTCTTTCTCATTTATAA
- the LOC114883241 gene encoding ankyrin repeat domain-containing protein 54 isoform X1: MTSVDSGIETSNNSDDSSFAQNEDMLTDEINTSPVSSAVATISSTQNDIRTTKPENLRIEIGSDWLVCWPGVRLPLSSLGSINENYKYPEEIENSTPTSSSGPIVLSSNVPEIKFPCIYNSARPSPYMTIFRRRGIYYKKMKSVHTSHRYHHPVSWSYSQAPFIERKMRVAAATNNTIMMRQLLISGVSPNNHDEQGRTPLHLASCRGYTEMVSLLLEHGADPNRRDCVGNTPLHLAAVTGKISVVTLLLNAGTDLLSLDQESYNPLQLAQTKLKLLQNCKGENMQRTREEVQNVKSMLLACLRKQKDTHKKMDTLSTFCSRLSLSNPSDQIQDDVKDLLANLDALSITQ; encoded by the exons ATGACATCCGTGGACTCAGGAATTGAAACCAGTAACAATTCGGACGATAGTTCGTTTGCTCAAAATGAAGATATGTTGACAGATGAAATCAACACCAGTCCAGTCAGTTCAGCTGTTGCAACAATAAGCAGCACTCAAAATGATATTCGCACAACTAAACCAGAAAATCTTCGTATTGAAATTGGATCGGATTGGTTGGTTTGTTGGCCAGGCGTACGTTTACCACTTTCATCTTTAGGttctataaatgaaaattacaaatatccTGAAGAAATTGAGAATTCTACGCCGACAAGTAGTTCGGGACCAATCGTTCTATCCTCCAAC GTTccagaaattaaatttccttgCATATATAATTCTGCCAGGCCATCACCTTACATGACAATATTCAGAAGAA gaggtatttattataaaaaaatgaaatctgTGCATACATCACACAGATATCATCATCCTGTTTCTTGGAGTTACTCTCAAGCACCTTTTATTGAACGTAAAATGAGAGTTGCAGCAGCCACAAACAATACTATAATGATGAGACAACTGTTAATTAGTGGTGTATCACCTAATAATCATGATGAACAAGGACGAACTCCTCTTCATCTTGCATCTTGCAG GGGTTACACAGAAATGGTAAGTTTATTACTAGAACATGGCGCGGATCCTAATCGTCGCGATTGTGTAGGTAACACTCCATTGCACTTAGCCGCTGTGACTGGTAAAATATCGGTGGTTACGCTTTTGTTAAATGCGGGGACGGATTTATTATCTTTGGATCAGGAAAGTTACAATCCCTTACAATTAGCACagacaaaattgaaattgttacAGAACTGTAAGGGAGAGAATATGCAGAGAACCAGAGAAGAAGTGCAGAATGTAAAGAGCATGCTGTTGGCATGTTTACGGAAACAAAAAGATACTCACAAAAAGATGGATACCTTAAGCACTTTTTGCTCGCGTTTATCTTTATCCAATCCATCTGATCAAATTCAAGACGATGTCAAAGATCTGTTGGCTAATTTAGATGCTCTTTCTATAACTCAGTAA
- the LOC114870878 gene encoding peroxisomal membrane protein 11B: MDIVLKLNEQTVGRDKIIRLLQYGSRAYWYYAQNTHSTQHSAEVLRSLEYTFSSFRKLLRLGRCLDSLYSALKVMKYPNLAVRVTLTLSKISNALFLLADHIIWIGRVGLLRVNIEKWSKIANKYWLMSIIMNLIRDIYEIITIIEHDERKNVLMRKPNFSPDMWKQYKLLFHLKNHKDIAMDAIKNGCDLFIPLTALGFTKFSPGTIGIFGVISSIVGLYTLIYPLYKLTPA, from the exons ATGGATATAGtactaaaattaaatgaacagACTGTGGGCAGAGACAAAATTATCAG ATTACTGCAATATGGAAGTCGTGCTTATTGGTATTATGCTCAAAATACTCATAGTACCCAACATTCTGCAGAAGTCTTAAGAAGTTTAGAATATACTTTTAGTTCATTTAGAAAAT TATTACGCCTTGGAAGATGTTTGGATAGTTTATATTCTGCCTTAAAAGTGATGAAATACCCAAATCTAGCTGTAAGGGTTACTTTAACATTATCGAAAATTTCTAATGCTCTATTTCTATTAGCAGATCACATCATTTGGATTGGTCGTGTGGGACTGTTAAGGGTTAATATTGAAAAGTGGAGTAAGATAGCTAATAAGTATTGGTTGATGAGTATTATTATGAATCTTATAAgagatatttatgaaattattacaataattgaacatgatgaaagaaaaaatgtattaatgaGAAAACCAAACTTCTCACCTGATATGTGgaaacaatataaattattatttcatttgaaaaatcaCAAAGATATTGCAATGGATGCAATTAAAAATGGGTGTGATTTATTCATTCCACTGACTGCATTAGGGTTTACTAAATTTTCTCCTGGTACAATAGGTATATTTGGTGTTATATCTTCGATTGTCGGTCTTTATACTTTAATTTACCCATTGTACAAGTTAACTCCAgcttga
- the LOC114870854 gene encoding 39S ribosomal protein L52, mitochondrial, which yields MIMFRVNHCTYLVTSVSRFHTSTTTHLNQGWRNAKKFVRNPNTAGPLLTLQDYSFKDNKPTPYGANQLKRMQRHQQYAKKIIQLVSEVDYAVERHAKLLKEKEEQKQQILDSKLKPKGQQLITSE from the exons ATGATAATGTTTCGTGTTAATCATTGTACAT atCTTGTTACCTCTGTTAGTAGATTTCACACATCTACTACAACACATTTAAATCAGGGTTGGAGAAACGC CAAAAAATTTGTACGGAACCCTAATACAGCTGGGCCACTACTTACTTTACAAGATTACTCATTTAAAGATAATAAACCTACTCCTTATGGTGCGAACCAACTAAAACGTATGCAAAGACATCAACAATATGCG aaaaaaattatCCAACTAGTTAGTGAAGTTGATTATGCAGTTGAACGACATGCTAagttattaaaagaaaaagaggaacaaAAACAACAAATTCTGGATAGCAAATTAAAACCTAAAGGACAGCAATTAATTACAAGTGAATAA
- the LOC114870853 gene encoding 39S ribosomal protein L13, mitochondrial, which yields MSLVRRGQHWGTFARIWHIFDATWQDPFKSAHRIKHYLMGLYKPIYHPTNDCGDHVIVVNSKDIALRGDEWQKRVYYHHTGYIGGATWTLAWELHSKDPTMILKKAIYSSMTGNLQRRHTMQRLHIFPDENVPEDMLKNVTNQIKQLKPVPSRLHEILPEEKETIPQLIKYPVDYQLR from the exons ATGTCTCTTGTTCGTAGAGGACAG CATTGGGGTACGTTTGCACGTATTTGGCACATCTTTGATGCGACTTGGCAAGATCCTTTTAAAAGTGCCCATAGGATAAAACATTATCTCATGGGACTATATAAACCCATATATCATCCAACTA atGATTGTGGTGACCATGTAATAGTTGTAAATAGTAAGGACATTGCATTACGTGGAGATGAGTGGCAAAAACGTGTCTATTATCATCATACTGGGTATATTGGAGGTGCAACCTGGACATTAGCATGGGAATTACATAGTAAAGATCCCACCATG ATATTAAAGAAGGCAATTTATTCTTCAATGACTGGAAATTTGCAAAGAAGACACACTATGCAAAGGCTACATATTTTCCCTGATGAAAATGTACCTGAAGATATGCTAAAAAATGTTACTAATcagatcaaacaattaaaACCAGTTCCAAGTAGATTACATGAAATTTTaccagaagaaaaagaaacgattcCACAACTTATAAAATATCCAGTTGATTATCAACTTCGATAA
- the LOC114870880 gene encoding ubiquitin-conjugating enzyme E2 S: protein MAAVSSISNVENLSPQIIRRVAKEMTELASQPPEGIRVVLNEEDVTDIQAIIEGPSGTPYAGGFFRVKLALGKDFPQGPPKAFFLTKIFHPNVAKNGEICVNTLKKDWKSDLGIKHILLTVKCLLIVPNAESALNEEAGKLLLERYDDYSERAKMMTEIHAQGGGKGNKATLESCTSSEVGGPLPKKHAGDKKLTAEKKKMLKDKKRTLKRL from the exons ATGGCTGCTGTAAGTTCT ataTCAAATGTCGAAAACTTATCACCGCAAATTATTAGACGTGTAGCTAAAGAAATGACTGAATTAGCTTCACAACCACCCGAAGGTATTCGTGTTGTTTTAAACGAAGAAGATGTTACAGACATTCAAGCAATCATAGAAGGACCCT cGGGAACACCATATGCTGGTGGTTTCTTTAGAGTAAAATTAGCTCTTGGCAAAGATTTTCCTCAAGGACCACCAAAGGCATTTTTCCtcacaaaaatatttcatccAAATGTTGCGAAAAATGGTGAAATATGTGTCAATACTTTAAAAAAGGATTGGAAATCAGATCTCGGAATTAAACACATATTACTA ACTGTAAAATGCCTCTTAATAGTGCCAAATGCAGAATCTGCTTTAAATGAAGAGGCTGGTAAATTACTTTTAGAAAGGTACGATGATTATTCAGAAAGAGCAAAAATGATGACAGAAATACATGCGCAg GGGGGTGGAAAAGGCAATAAAGCAACTTTAGAAAGTTGTACTTCCTCTGAAGTTGGGGGACCTCTCCCAAAAAAGCATGCAGGAGATAAAAAACTAACagcagaaaagaaaaaaatgttaaaagacAAGAAGAGAACACTCAaaagattataa
- the LOC114870851 gene encoding protein seele isoform X2, whose translation MFRSTITEFERELAKIDPSIEIEVGNYRLDAEGNAIHKKIPLAESEVHMSDMLDNICNKMSDYVKATYKSNGQLTILNLMTPAGTMNPEMGKVDIIQDGDFNKSLKYYCEGVVEEFEDSIISLFTHKENNIKRQLCTNIAKLCNPTDFSHEDDENIEQNDMDEDRDEL comes from the exons ATGTTTAG ATCGACTATAACAGAATTTGAAAGAGAATTAGCAAAAATTGATCCTTCAATAGAAATTGAAGTAGGAAATTATAGATTGGATGCAGAAGGAAATGCAATTCACAAAAAG atTCCACTTGCTGAATCTGAAGTGCATATGTCTGATATGTTggataatatttgtaataaaatgtCAGATTATGTTAAAGCAACATATAAATCAAATGGTCAGTTAACAATTTTGAATCTCATGACTCCAGCTGGTACCATGAATCCTGAAATGGGTAAGGTTGATATCATTCAAGATGGTGATTTCAATAaaagtttaaaatattat TGTGAGGGAGTAGTAGAGGAGTTTGAAGATTCTATAATTTCTCTGTTTACTCATAAAgagaataatattaaaagacAGTTATGTACAAATATTGCAAAACTATGCAATCCTACTGATTTCAGTCATGAAGATGATGAAAATATTGAGCAAAATGATATGGATGAAGATCGTGATGAACTGTAA
- the LOC114870851 gene encoding protein seele isoform X1 — protein MKTLIVAYFILFVNVFVEPTKVDNKLLKCLVCRSTITEFERELAKIDPSIEIEVGNYRLDAEGNAIHKKIPLAESEVHMSDMLDNICNKMSDYVKATYKSNGQLTILNLMTPAGTMNPEMGKVDIIQDGDFNKSLKYYCEGVVEEFEDSIISLFTHKENNIKRQLCTNIAKLCNPTDFSHEDDENIEQNDMDEDRDEL, from the exons ATGAAAACCTTAATAGTggcatattttattttgtttgtaaATGTTTTTGTTGAACCTACAAAGGTTGATAACAAGCTTTTAAAATGTTTAG TTTGTAGATCGACTATAACAGAATTTGAAAGAGAATTAGCAAAAATTGATCCTTCAATAGAAATTGAAGTAGGAAATTATAGATTGGATGCAGAAGGAAATGCAATTCACAAAAAG atTCCACTTGCTGAATCTGAAGTGCATATGTCTGATATGTTggataatatttgtaataaaatgtCAGATTATGTTAAAGCAACATATAAATCAAATGGTCAGTTAACAATTTTGAATCTCATGACTCCAGCTGGTACCATGAATCCTGAAATGGGTAAGGTTGATATCATTCAAGATGGTGATTTCAATAaaagtttaaaatattat TGTGAGGGAGTAGTAGAGGAGTTTGAAGATTCTATAATTTCTCTGTTTACTCATAAAgagaataatattaaaagacAGTTATGTACAAATATTGCAAAACTATGCAATCCTACTGATTTCAGTCATGAAGATGATGAAAATATTGAGCAAAATGATATGGATGAAGATCGTGATGAACTGTAA
- the LOC114883186 gene encoding THO complex subunit 4, which translates to MKMVDKIEMSLDDIIKQNKGTRPRGGGGRRGRGAGNSPRRGARRTQRVGGGVMRGRSRGGITRNSLPYTRGDVNSAWKHDMFDGVKKVGRSAIGSTGTTKLLVSNLDFGVSDSDIQELFSEFGPLKSAAVHYDRSGRSLGSADVIFERRADAIKAMKQYNGVPLDGREMNIQVATSEIPVTSIRGGPRLSGSSYTQRPQSRFRGNRGTGSIRGRGTGRRGGRGGIRQATKTPTAEELDAELEAYVKEVK; encoded by the exons ATGAAGATGGTtgataaaatagaaatgaGTCTTGATGACATTATCAAGCAAAATAAAGGGACTAGACCGCGCGGCGGAGGTGGCAGACGTGGAAGAGGTGCCGGTAATTCACCTCGTAGAGGAGCACGCAGAACTCAAAGAGTTGGTGGTGGCGTCATGCGGGGACGCAGTCGTGGTGGCATTACCAGAAATTCTCTTCCGTACACGAGG GGTGATGTAAACAGTGCATGGAAACATGACATGTTTGATGGGGTAAAAAAGGTTGGCCGAAGTGCAATAGGTAGCACAGGAACAACCAAGCTCCTCGTATCAAACCTTGACTTTGGAGTATCGGATTCAGATATTCAG GAATTATTTAGTGAATTTGGTCCCTTAAAATCAGCAGCAGTACATTATGACAGGTCAGGTCGATCTTTAGGCTCTGCAGATGTTATATTTGAAAGAAGAGCAGATGCCATTAAAGCAATGAAACAGTATAATGGAGTACCATTGGATG GTCGTGAAATGAACATACAAGTTGCTACCTCTGAAATACCAGTCACATCAATCCGTGGAGGCCCGAGACTAAGCGGCAGTAGTTATACACAGAGACCTCAGTCCCGGTTTAGGGGTAATCGTGGAACAGGATCCATCAGAG GTCGTGGGACGGGACGACGTGGTGGCAGAGGAGGCATTCGACAAGCGACGAAAACTCCTACCGCTGAAGAATTAGACGCCGAGTTGGAAGCTTACGTAAAAGAAGTAAAGTAA
- the LOC114870879 gene encoding ADP-ribosylation factor-like protein 6-interacting protein 1 isoform X1: MTDNTGIEREKHMKQLKRRMECWRELILPLNSILLWERSWYPGLILGITTTIFFLIWMLEPAFLTIISIFLLLLALIDYLVPPMTSLLYPVNSWTGQKEKKLNEICQNLSITILHLQNLWRSMLQTRKDRPNVYYAAIITFLVICIWIGSTINNLLLSYITVNIVLLMPGLRHRGRAISTFVRDCVYLFHGLSHL; the protein is encoded by the exons ATGACCGATAATACAGGAATAGAAAGG GAAAAACATATGAAACAATTAAAGCGTAGAATGGAATGTTGGCGTGAGCTAATACTTCCATTAAATTCCATTCTATTATGGGAACGATCTTGGTATCCTGGTCTCATACTTGGAATTACTACCACAATATTTTT CCTCATATGGATGTTGGAACCTGCTTTCCTTACAATAATAtctatatttcttcttctgttGGCTTTAATTGATTATCTTGTGCCACCTATGACATCCCTTTTATATCCTGTTAATAGCTGGACAggtcaaaaagaaaaaaagttgaATGAGATTTGTCAGAACTTATCCATAACGATTTTGCActtgcaaaatttatggaGATCAATGTTACAAACACGAAAGGATCGCCCGAATGTT TATTATGCAGCAATAATAACTTTTCTTGTCATTTGTATATGGATTGGAAGTACAATCAACAACTTGCTTCTGTCTTATATCACAG TGAACATTGTTTTACTTATGCCAGGACTTAGACATAGAGGACGTGCAATATCAACGTTTGTGCGTGATTGTGTGTATCTCTTTCATGGTCTTTCTCATTTATAA
- the LOC114883241 gene encoding uncharacterized protein LOC114883241 isoform X2, with amino-acid sequence MTSVDSGIETSNNSDDSSFAQNEDMLTDEINTSPVSSAVATISSTQNDIRTTKPENLRIEIGSDWLVCWPGVRLPLSSLGSINENYKYPEEIENSTPTSSSGPIVLSSNVPEIKFPCIYNSARPSPYMTIFRRRGIYYKKMKSVHTSHRYHHPVSWSYSQAPFIERKMRVAAATNNTIMMRQLLISGVSPNNHDEQGRTPLHLASCRGYTEMNCKGENMQRTREEVQNVKSMLLACLRKQKDTHKKMDTLSTFCSRLSLSNPSDQIQDDVKDLLANLDALSITQ; translated from the exons ATGACATCCGTGGACTCAGGAATTGAAACCAGTAACAATTCGGACGATAGTTCGTTTGCTCAAAATGAAGATATGTTGACAGATGAAATCAACACCAGTCCAGTCAGTTCAGCTGTTGCAACAATAAGCAGCACTCAAAATGATATTCGCACAACTAAACCAGAAAATCTTCGTATTGAAATTGGATCGGATTGGTTGGTTTGTTGGCCAGGCGTACGTTTACCACTTTCATCTTTAGGttctataaatgaaaattacaaatatccTGAAGAAATTGAGAATTCTACGCCGACAAGTAGTTCGGGACCAATCGTTCTATCCTCCAAC GTTccagaaattaaatttccttgCATATATAATTCTGCCAGGCCATCACCTTACATGACAATATTCAGAAGAA gaggtatttattataaaaaaatgaaatctgTGCATACATCACACAGATATCATCATCCTGTTTCTTGGAGTTACTCTCAAGCACCTTTTATTGAACGTAAAATGAGAGTTGCAGCAGCCACAAACAATACTATAATGATGAGACAACTGTTAATTAGTGGTGTATCACCTAATAATCATGATGAACAAGGACGAACTCCTCTTCATCTTGCATCTTGCAG GGGTTACACAGAAATG AACTGTAAGGGAGAGAATATGCAGAGAACCAGAGAAGAAGTGCAGAATGTAAAGAGCATGCTGTTGGCATGTTTACGGAAACAAAAAGATACTCACAAAAAGATGGATACCTTAAGCACTTTTTGCTCGCGTTTATCTTTATCCAATCCATCTGATCAAATTCAAGACGATGTCAAAGATCTGTTGGCTAATTTAGATGCTCTTTCTATAACTCAGTAA
- the LOC114870881 gene encoding heme transporter hrg1-A-like, with product MLRDVVVHLIISAIGVIVGISAFFVFFVAYKNHDVGFWSILSGILAAVCFHLHWVRGKESLERWHTKVTLRNLNVVGFVSAVASVAALIWYLFLTFYYKISIEPIAHSTIISAVWSMICGKWGIFLMYYSHKYEIIIQEGSAPILTGDGAA from the exons atgttacgAGACGTCGTAGTACATCTAATAATAAGTGCTATTGGTGTAATTGTAGGTATATCAgcattttttgtttttttcgtAGCATATAAAAATCACGATGTTGGATTTTGGTCGATCTTATCAG GTATTTTAGCTGCAGTTTGTTTCCACTTGCATTGGGTTAGAGGAAAGGAAAGTTTAGAAAGATGGCATACCAAAGTTACATTGAGAAATCTAAACGTTGTTGGTTTTGTAAGTGCAGTTGCTAGTGTTGCTGCATTAATTTGGTATCTGTTtcttacattttattataaaattt CCATTGAACCAATTGCACACAGTACAATAATTTCAGCTGTTTGGTCCATGATTTGTGGCAAATGGGGTATTTTCTTAATGTACTATTCTCataagtatgaaataattatccAAGAAGGGTCTGCACCCATCCTGACAGGAGATGGTGCTgcttaa